CACGGAAGGTAACTAAGCATCATCGAGTTTAATAAGAAGAGTTTCATTCACTTTTATCTTGAAGTCAGTGTTACTCATGACACCAAGCTGATATATTGTTTCACATTATCTACAGCTGAGATAACACTACTCGACAACAACATCATCATTTACAAATTTGCACAAGACCTGCATTTCTTTGTCACCGGAAGcgaagatgaaaatgagatcATTTTAGCTTCAGTTCTTCAAGGTTTCTTTGATGCAGTCACTCTTCTGTTGAGGTATATTTGGATGGTACTTTTCAATCTAAATTTTTAAAATCGATGCTCTTTTACTCATCATGTTTCTGTCATGTATATTATGTTTTTGTACCATTTACAGGAACAATGTCGACAAAAGAGAGGCACTTGAGAACTTGGATCTCATTCTTTTATGCCTTGATGAGATTGTTGATGGAGGGTAAGCATTTGTTTTACTCATAGTTTCTTATttgcataaaaaaaaatgactcTTAAATGTTTTCTCCCTTGAAGGATGATACTTGAAACAAATGGACCACTTATTGCTGAAAAAGTTACCTCACACAACATGGATTCTGATTCCCCTTTGTCTGAGCAGGTAATTTGAAAACTCTGTTTAGATTCTGTTGGTAATATATGGTTACTTTTCATGTTACATTAACAAGAGTCAAGAGACATGGCTTGCCATGTAGAGTTGAGGTTGCTAGACTTATAGCACTGTTTAAGTCAGTTTATCAGATTTAATTATTGTACCCAGAAGCTATTCACATAAATTTCTCACCAGAATTAATTTTAGCTTCTTCTACAAGGATTTCTAAACATACATTTATTTTTCATACTTTACTTTTGAGGACCACAAACAATTACTAACTCTTATTTTGAAAAGGTTAATTTTGttgtatataaataaattttgatGGAGTATTCCTTTGATCTTCAATCTAATGATGAATTTCTGATATTGCAGACACTAACTCAAGCATGGGCTACTGCCAGAGAACATTTGACAAGGACCCTTTTAAAATGATGTTTGAGCACCATATCGCATTGAATGCTGTTATAGGGGTTTTTTGGTTCTGCATTTCTGGTTTTGTTTGTCTACATTTGAATGGATTAATTTATCCTAAATAACCATGTAGTGCCAAAAACATGGAGTGAAATAGTGTCATTGAATCAAATTGAGAAAATAAATTTAGATAGCCACATCTGTACCAAGTAGTCGTCATTACTGCAAAGTGGAGATCATTCAGGGGAATCAGGAGATAGAACTGCATAAGCCATTGGATTTCAAAATGTAATTTCAACTGTTTTGCGCAATGGTAACATAGCATGATCTTTTACAGGTATATTTTGAACAGATACTTGGTAATATAAGGAAATCACACCACGATTTCTTAGTCTTTAGGTAGTTGGCAACACACAATTAACTACTCAATCTATGTCTGGAAACATTAAAGCATTGCATTTGTTCCTACATGGAGACTGATTGGGACTGATCTGCGTATCATGGCCAACCTTACTAATGCAATGTTGGTCACAACCTGAGATACCAGGCCGGGAAGAGGCATGATAAGCCCCCCGTCGGTGCCCTGGATTGTTCTCACCCCTACTCCTCTTTATGGTGACGATCAGGCTTCATGAGGGAACAAGTTTTCCTTATTTCTCAGGTTGCGACGAACATTGCACTCAGTAAGGTCGGTCGTGCTTCGCACATCATTTCTAGTCAGTCACCATGTAGGAAAAAATGCCTTCCAAAGAAGAGAAATCAAACTTCATTCGATTGTGTAGGGCAGCTTCACAGTCAATCTGTGGTACATACAAAGTTCAATTAAATTCCAAAAGAAACTTAATATCATGTGAACCTTTCTCCTTGACAGTCACAACCACTAGTGCTGCAAAAACATAGAATTGGGTGGTCCATCTTGACAATTCGTGAAATAAATTACAAAATTTAGCTCTAGAAAACTTACTTGGTAGAAAGCTGAAGCATATATCTGATACAAATGCCCTTTTACCTAATGCCCTTTTACCTTGAAACAAGGACTAGCAGAAGTGCATCAATACACTGGCCTAAACCTCCATTTGATTATTAAAATATCAACAATGAGATTGAACTCTAAATCACTTGCTCAGAAAAACATCACTGATCACGGAAGGAGATGAATTTAACTTCATCCATTAATAACCAAGGTTTTAAATTGGGTTGCGATAAACGGTCACATCATGGTTGCAGTCCTTCATATTGCAGAGCTGTCCCGGCCGAAATCACAGTCGCGTTGCGGGTTCGGAAACCTTCCAAACCTTGATGTTGCAGCTGAATTCACTGTCACAGACGTTGATTAAAAACCATGCATTCAACTGCCAATGGTCAAAATAGACTGGACTGCCTCCAGATAAACTTAAAATATTTAGGTGGCCTGGTCAAATGTAAATGTTGTCACTTGAGATATTGAACTAATGAAGTAGCAATCTGTAGGAGTAAAGGTTCAAATATCCACGATAAGGGTACATGCGTGAGAATATTGGTATTCTAAAGGACCTCCAAGAACATGAAGACATGATTTTAATCAACATAATGTCTCCAAAGACTTCTCTTTGATGTATGCCAAATTAACAGACCCTAAAACATTCAATCTTAATTTAAAGAAATATACAGGTTAATAATACACAGGAAAGTTTCCCCAAAATCAGGTTGCAACAGTTATATTTGAAACTAAAATGATGCTACACTTTAACTTTCAAGTTAGAACTACCAGTAGCATGACCTTTAGATGGTGGTAATACACTTAGCAAATTTTTAATCATCTGGTCAAGCTCCTTCAACTTGTCAATATCACCAGATTGCAGTAAAAACCTCTCCAACATTAGAAATGATGCAGCACTCATATGTCTTCCTCTCTCCAACATTTGTTTGGAGCACTCAAATGCTTCATGCACCTGACCCCTTGAACATAATCCAGTGATCAAAAGATCTAAAGCATGAGCATGAGGACAATACCCTTTCTCCACCAGGTAATTCCATAAACTAAGACTTAAATCTAGCCGAAAATTTTGACAGAAATATTTCATCAGCATCACAACTGTCCTTGTTTGCGGAACAAAATTCCTCTGAGCCATCTTCTGGTAAAGCTCACTCACACCTTCAATTCCTGTGGACCTCATTAATCCTAAGAACATCGTATGATAAGTTACGCCGTCGAGCTCAACGCGTTTCTCAATCATCTCATCCATCAAGGAAAGTGCAGATTCAATATCTTTACTTCTAAGCAATGCAGTAATTAAAGCATTATAAACACCAGTATCAACAACCAAGTTTCGCGAAGGAATCTCGTTGAACAATTGCCGCGCCTTCCCTGCGTTTTGAACAATCCCTGCTCCGTGAATCAATGTAGTTATCGTTTCGATGGTAGGAACAAATTTTCTACGTTCCATCTCCTCCAAAAGCCTCAAACCATCACCGAATCGACCTTTCTTACAGTAAGTATCGATCCtaatattataagtcacatt
This is a stretch of genomic DNA from Lotus japonicus ecotype B-129 chromosome 1, LjGifu_v1.2. It encodes these proteins:
- the LOC130728481 gene encoding coatomer subunit zeta-2-like is translated as MASHGSCPSIKNILLLDSEGKRVAVKYFSDDWPTNSSKLAFEKFVFGKTIKTNARTEAEITLLDNNIIIYKFAQDLHFFVTGSEDENEIILASVLQGFFDAVTLLLRNNVDKREALENLDLILLCLDEIVDGGMILETNGPLIAEKVTSHNMDSDSPLSEQTLTQAWATAREHLTRTLLK
- the LOC130728480 gene encoding pentatricopeptide repeat-containing protein At3g61360 — translated: MLTLLFRLKQNHTHIPHTTTSYLWCSTFNFCSQSCLTPDTDTITRIINDHPFPDQPLHPTLLRHLPPPTISTSLVENVLGRLFASHSNGLKALEFFNFTLHHSQSPPSHVSFEMTLHILTRMRYFDKAWMLLQETARTHPSLITLKAMSIMLSKIAKYQSFEDTLDGFRRMEEDVFVGREFGTDEFNVLLKAFCSQRQMKEARSVFGKMVSRFSPDTKSMNILLLGFKESGDVTSVELFYHEMVKRGFSPDNVTYNIRIDTYCKKGRFGDGLRLLEEMERRKFVPTIETITTLIHGAGIVQNAGKARQLFNEIPSRNLVVDTGVYNALITALLRSKDIESALSLMDEMIEKRVELDGVTYHTMFLGLMRSTGIEGVSELYQKMAQRNFVPQTRTVVMLMKYFCQNFRLDLSLSLWNYLVEKGYCPHAHALDLLITGLCSRGQVHEAFECSKQMLERGRHMSAASFLMLERFLLQSGDIDKLKELDQMIKNLLSVLPPSKGHATGSSNLKVKV